In the Besnoitia besnoiti strain Bb-Ger1 chromosome IX, whole genome shotgun sequence genome, TCGACGATTTGACTCGCCCACAATACCAAGGCGACGCCCAAGTGTTTGCCTGAGCTCTGCGCCACAGTTCGGGGTCCACTGGTACGTGTTTCCCTCCATTGTTTGTCTTCCGCCCCAAGCATACACAGTTCCTCGTCGGCTGCTTCCGTTACCCCGGCTCGCATGCGATTTTCGAGCGACTCAAACTGCGCAGATGTGTCGGGATTCTGGTTACCGCCAGGATACGGCTGCCGCTTCGACGTCGCTGGGAATCCGGTCCGCGAAGTCGCCTGGTAGCTCGAGAGTAATTTATCGTCGCTATCGTCTGAAGACGCAGTCGGAGCGAGGGAGTCGCCCATCCGTAAAGGCAATGATGAGAGATTCATAACTCTTCCGCCAGCGACGGAAGCACGAGATGCCTCATCTTCTTCAGCTCTGTAGCTCAACAGCCCTCGAGTTTCGTCGGTAGGAGCGTCTTTCCAGTCCAAGACGCGAGCCGATTCTTCAGGCTTGTGGTTCCTGATAcctccgctgtcgcccgcCCCCACTTTATCGCAGTTTGCTTCATCTAATTTTCCTAGGGTTTGCTGGGGCGTGCCTCGGAGCACGGAACCAGTGATGCGGTTGACTTGGCGATCAAGCCACAGGTacagcagcgcgccgacgacggcaaAAACCATCTGCACGACGTACGCCAGAGTACGCAGTGAATAGCGGCCGCTACGTACATGCTCAATGGCTTCCAGACCCTCGGCGTACACCTCAACCGCCACAGCGAAAATTAGCGAACCGGCGCCGACAGAAAGGAAAAACGCCAGCAGGCGGTTGCTCATCTTCCGCTGTAGCAcaaaggcggagacgccaagCACTGCCCCCAAAGGAAAGGTTGAAGCAGAAAAGAAGCCGAAAAAGCCGGCAATCTGCCAGTCCGTCAAATCAAGTATCATTGTTGCATCTAGCGAGACAACAGTTTAGAAAATGCAGGTCCCAAGCAGGACGCTGTCCGGCCTGTGACAATCACAGGGCCTCACGGAGAAGGCTCGGGCTCATAGCAGCAGGCGACAAAACACGATGCCCTCAAAGCCGTGACGGTAGAAAGCATTCGTCTGCTACTACCTGATCAAGACTGGAGCCGTGCCTCTCCGTGGCGCTCGCGTTGCGGAAGTGAAGACACGAACAGCTCACATACCGGTCGGGCACGAATGTGGCGCACCTCAGAGCATCATAAGCGTACGGCTCCTAACAATCCTTGATGAAAATAAAGGGTGAAAAAACGGGGCAGTCATGGTATCACAGCGCCTGACATCTTCTGccggccggcgcgctgctcgTGTGTGTTGGCTTTCTCGTTCTAGGAGTCAACCTCCTTCACGATGCACGAGGGCACACGGGAAAAGGCTTAAAAAACGGCACTCGTGTACCAAGGGGAATAGAAAGGAAAAATAGACCGAGTGCAATCCAACTAGCACGTTCCAGACTTGCCGAGCCAGCAGGCACTCCCAGCCCGAGACGGGTGCCGCGAAAAGTCCCTgtccgcagacgaggacAACACAGATATACTATTGAGTATTGACAAGATTTTGAATTCGGCTGAGACTCCCTGTCACTGTTGATGACGGTAGGGATTGAGAGACGGAGATGGCTCAGTGTAGCTGCGGTTGCCCCTGCccagcgcgagcagctcTGCGCAGTGGAGCCGTCGCATGCACTAGCGTGTTCTTGTCTCGCCCGGAACAGCGAAAGCAGCTCGAGAAAAGATTAGTACGGTAGTAAACCCAGCCAAACGACTTTGGAATGTGTTGCTGTTCCTCATCTTTTCCCATCCCTCTCACAATGGGGCTCCACGTGAGGAATAGGCGCCATCCTATTAGGCTGCAGCACGCTAGCACAGAGCGGGAATAAGTTCTTTGGGTTCTGTGGTTCTGATGCCTTGCGGCCGGGGATCGTTGTTCACTTCTGGGAGTAAGTACAAGATAGTGCCTGAGGATGGAATACACTAGATATAAAGTGGGCTCTACCTGATCGAATGGAAGGTATAAAAGACTGCATCACATCGTACTACACATCGTACTGCAGTACCGCATGGGCTTATCCAACGGCTTATCCAACTGTATATCGGAACCTGTCGTGCCAAACCAACAATCCGCGCGCGATCACACTTGCATGGCGCTTCGACGCCTGTGATATTCTCTTGTGCCGAAAGGTTTACCGCAGCATTTTCCTTTGGATGCTTTAGAATGGCGGTGACGACTACGTAATCGCTGGTGAAGCTAACCTAAGAGTTCCGGTCAGCAAAAGGGGTCGGGGCTTGCTCTAAACGCATTGTCGCTGACAAGAGAAACGAATATATTCCAGGGTACATAGAGCTGACGGGATCCCCCTTCATTTAATGCCAGGTCTGACAACCTCAGGCACACTCCAGACTGTTTTCTGCCTCAAATATACATGGTGTGGTGCGGGACTCTCCCATGCTCGCAGGAGGATTCTCAAGGAGGCATCACGTCAAATCGGTCCCATTCAGAAAGTTTCCGCCGTCATGCCCAAGACCAAAGTAGTCATGCATGATCAGATACACGATGTTTGCTCTGCCGAGAGTTCCAGTGCCGCATGTAGATGCCTCAACACATCATCGCGTCTGTGTTGCAACAGCGGGATGCATCACTGCCTGGTTGTTTGAAAGCGAACAGAGCAGCCCGCACATGCCTCATACTGCAGCAGATTCAACTATGAGAGACACGGTCTAACGGGAAAGTGGTCATTTATCCATATAACTGTTGACTATGGCGGCCGAACCGTCTGCGCAAGACATTTTGACGCCCATTTGCGGCGACGGTTCCGTCGCTGGGGACTGTCATTCGTCATCGCTGAGTCACTTTCTATGCCAAAAGCTTTGTTATCGAAAGCCCCCAACACAAATCCGAGCACCATCTTCGATATCTTTCTATAATGTTTTCTACTTGCTGAAGAACCAGCGTGTTCCGTCGCAGCCTGGTGCAGCGTTAGTCATTCGAAAGAGGCTGAAGGTGCTGCTCCCCCTGAGTCCCCACGCGACTACAGGAGCATTGCAATTGTCCCGCGTGCCAACATATGGTACGGTGAGCAATTCGATTACGTACGAGTCACCTTGCAACCGAGGGCTTGCTATCTGCCTCACTGTGCACTCTTGTCCGCAGCGAGTGAAGCTTATCGAATCATTCGGCACGCTGATGGACACTGCAGGACTGGGTACGAATATTTCATAAGCACAAGTGAAGGGCTCTTACATGCGTCCACAGGTCCCACATATTACACCGTGCGACAAGCGGTCCAGGCTAGCCTCTGGCGTACCGCTCTTTCTACTATGGTGGCGCGTGCGAGCTCCCTTTCCCACCCCTCAAGCTGCTGCGTCGAACCCGTGCGTATACATGGAGAGCGCTCCCTACTACGACGATTGCTAAGGCAAAATGCTGGTCCACACACTAGGCTGATCAAAGGGTTGCGGGGGATCCAGTTGCTCGTGATATATAAGTATCCACAAAACAAACGCAGAAGGCAGTCGATAGAGCCAGGTAGCACACCTGAGCTGGAGTCTCATTTTGCCTGTGTGAAGAGATGAGGGTGGAGTTCCGTCCCTGACTCTGCGCTCAGCCCCATGACTACGGATGCATACCTCACTCGAGAAACACTCTCTCATTCACCGGCCGGAAAATGCTTGCCGCTTTTTCTCTACTTCGTCAGCTCTACGTCGTCCGCGTCCCGTGCAGTTTGCCCTCGGCAAGTCCCGCAGTCTACTCATCCCTCTATCCGCATGCGCGTATCCATGTGCCGTCATCACGCTGCATGATAGGAGGGGATGAGCTCTTGTGCAACCATTTCGTTGGTGCCGATTCGAGAAGGAACTCGATCCGAGGTAAATTCACTAGCAGCCGGTTCGCCAGGGTCCAGCGCTCTAGAGCCCATCGCTCCCGAATTTCGGAGAAGCGTCGCTCGCTCGCACTCCTTGAGCAGACGTGATTCCTGCAGAAGAAGTTCCGCATCCAGCTGAGCCTGGTACTCCGACAATAACCCAATGCAACAAGACGTCGTGGTAGCACCAATGTAGAGGAACACACAAATGTATATACTTGCAGTTTCGtgagacgcgaagaaggacaGGACAGGGGAGCCCTGCCGGTGCTCTTTCACCACCGGACGCGATCGGAACACGTCGACAAAAAAAAGGGTTGCGAGCATGAAAGCGATGATATTCTCCAGCACAACCAAGACCACAGTGGCTCGAATAGCGGCCTCATTGAGGCAGCATACTCCAAGCTCACCAACAAGTGATGTCAAGATATACACGGCACCAAAAATGATGCACACCGACCCGAAAATctggtgctgctgcagctcaaAAGCGCCAGCTATTATCATCAGGACGCCATACAGGGCCGGAAAGATGTAAACCACCGCTGCCCCAGCCTTTGTTGTACAGTACATGGTGGCCGGCTGGGCTTCAGCAGGCGTCCTGCAAAACGGCAGTGGACTGCCATGCGACTGAAATACACGCGATAGCGAAACTAGCAGACTCTAATAGCGTATGTGCATGCACGGCAAGACAATTATTTCCTAAGTTCCCTAAGGATATGCACGCACGAAAACCATGTGACCTAAACAAAGGGACATTAGCACCGGATATGCACATTCTCCATGTCAAGTATTTTTACCAGGAACGTCACAAAGGAAAGCGCGTGTAGGTGGCACTAGCAAAACGAGGCGACAACCTGCAGGCATCTGTTCTTCATCGGCCCCATCTTTGTCTGGAATTCCTAAAACGAGTCCACCAAAAGTGACCAGCGGCTGAAAACAGCGTGAAGCAGTCCAGTTGTTACTCTAGGTAAACCCAGTTCATATAAACCGGCTGTACTTTCATTGTGACGGCAGACTCTCGACAAGCTGTGGCATTCGGCTTGCGACTTAGTCAATTCCAGCCACGCTGAATCCCTGAATCTGTCCCCTTATCCCTGATCGACATACGTGTAGACCTGTCAGCAACATGGACAGTTAAAGAGAGGATTCAACAGGCATGCTAATAGGACAGCTCGCTGAACGACCGGAGGGGGGGTGCTCGTGTCTCGTCAGGGATGAAGTTGCCGATGAGATGCGAGACTAACACAACTTCAACTCTACGACGAAGCGGTAGTCGCTCGCCATCAAAGCTAGCCTCGCCACTTAGACATTTGGCGACAAACATTATGTCACAAAACTACGTCAGTTATTCACTCTGTGTCTTACCGAAAATAAGCGCTTTCATCACCGCTAGCTGAGTTCTCTAAGTTTCCATGAAaagggccgcgcgccgcctcacaAGACAGCTGGCTGTGAGCTGCACAGGCCGCCATGGCTGTCCAGCAGTCAAAGCTGAGGGTTGGCCTTTGGTGATTGTGTCTGTCCTTCCACGATCCCAAAGAAGCGCAGAAACGCAGTTTGACGCAGCCAGCTCAATTGCTCATTGGAACTGGAAAAGGAACCAATATGCCGTTCCCACACCTGGCTAATGAGACGGCTTGCACACCGTGTCTCGTCCCCGAAAGAGCGGCCTCCGCTTGCCCATACGCTTGTACGTCAGGTCCATTGTCGCTTCATCCCCCTTGACCACTGTTCTTCCTTCCTTGACTGTCTGATCAGTCTCAACAACGAGGTATGTGTCTGTACCTTTCAGCCGGCGTCCCGCCGCCCAAGACCTACCGGAGCGGGGGGAGGTAAGGGGATGGaagccccccctccccgcgtCCCGAATGTGATGTTTTCTGTGGCATGTGGCTGCATGATTGGAGTTGCCACGCCAGTCAAGGTGCTTGACGACAGCCTTTCTGTGAGAATGCCTACGTAGTCACACGGATGTATTGGGGTGATTCGTGTAACTCGGTCAGGTAGTGACTACACCACTATGCGAGACTACGATCTCTAGCAGCACGGCCCCTGCAGAGAAGCTGTGGAAATGACATGGTGGGGCATTTTTTCCTTCACCTAGTTGGACTGAAGGCTTGCCAGCTGAGTCAGATCGTGAGGCGCAAAGCCAGCTCTGTTAAGCTCTCTCTGCTATCGCGTCCGAGGGTCCTCGTTACTATTTGGAAGGCAGAGCACAGCGGATGGTGCCTTGATTTTCGGAAAAAGGGTACCTCAGGGGAACGTGACACTGTAACTATATGGTGACGAGCAGATGACCACATGTACGTTTCGCAAATGAGTCGAACGAGCACGGGATCCGTTGCCAATATACCACAGTGAACTACGGTCGGTCAACCAACGAACGGTACTGCTGTGTGAAGAAAcaacggcgagggcgcaACACAGATGTGTGGAGCCAAGTAGTGCAGGCTGATTCAAAAAACTCTAACTCGAATATGTGACTAGGCGGAGGGTGACCCCCTGTTCCATAGTCGCAGCCATGTGCATGCGTGGTCTCGGTGGGGGCGTGGTGCAGAAAGCGAAAGTAATTACGAACTACATTGTCGCACATCTCGCTCTTTTCTAATCAATGTAATAGTTCGGTAACCGCCTTCGTTTCCGCTGAGCTGAATGCAGCGACTGCTATGGAACGCGGGGAGGGCCGTTCACGTCTTACGTTATCTTCATGGGCTAGTGTCGTTCGATGCCGATCCTtctgctcgctgcgcgcggcccgGACCAGCGTCACCCAGTGGAGCAGCGCATTATTTTTTCTTGCTTGCTCCTTTCGGCGCTGGAAGCTTCTACCATAGTTGCGCAGCCGAGGAAACATGTATGTCAATGTTTACAAAATGTCATCATCGGAAACCTAAAGGACGACATCACACAGCATTAGATGTTCACCACATCAGGAGGATGACGAATGATCCTTACGTGCTAACTCAACTGATAATGCATTTTCTTTTAGCTGCCCACTTTTTTGCAGCCTCTCCTCTGTATGTaagcgcctgcgcttccTTGGCAGATGCCGGAGATGGTGAGTGGCAGTCTTTATCAGCCTCAGGTTTGGTCCGTCGCTCAGGCTTCGTATCGGAAGTCCAGGAAGCGAACAAGCGGTCAGCCGTCCAGCACTCTCGTCCCCGTCACAGATCGCTCGCGAAAACGGATTTCCGAGAGGAGCTTCCAGGACCACAGCAGCCACCCAGGGATGATGGGCTACCAGACAATGGAACAGCGCGAAACGTTTCAGAGGCATCTGCCCCAGTCAGAGAGGCAACTCCGCCGTCACACTCGACACAGTTTGATGCAGGTGTCACCGGATTCCTATTCTCACCCGGCGGAATACCGCCTCTCCGCACCCCGTGGAATCCAGGCTTCTTCTATGCTGTTCCCCTCAACTCAACATACCCGAGGTTCCCGAATACGATTCCTCACAGTTTCCCGACAGCTTCGCAAGTTCGAACATTTCTCGGGAGGATTGAGGGCATACAACCTCTTATCGCGGGGCCGTGGCAAGAACGCCGACAGACCACCTTCCTCCAGGTTCAGCTACCACCCCAGCTGCAGTCGCTGTTCACGAACTTCACAGCTTCAGCATTTCCGTCATGGAGGAGTGCAGTCTACTCCGTTGCAACCACAAAAGAAATGTTTATTGAACCACTTCGACAGCTCCTCGTCGACAGCATACTCGCCAAGAGTGAAATTTACTTGCACCTCTTCCAGTGGCATCGAGAGCTATTCCCTCTGGAGCCAATCGAAGATGCGTCGGTTTTGCCGTACTCCTGAAGTGTCTAAAACCCGAGAAAGCCACATGTTTGCGTGGCACTCTCGATCCACAGtccgacgcgctgcagcgcactCGCCAAACTGATGGGTAGGATCGGTGCGGGTGGCAGTCAAGTTGCATTAATCAGTGCTTTACTATAGACATGGTGAAACCTTCCTTCCGTTGGGATCCCTCTGCACGTTAGAAGGCGGCTCTGGTCTTTATCCTGTGTCTTGTTCTCACTAATTCGGCCAGTGATCAGTGCTCATTTGTTTTAGCTCGCCGTGGGTAATTAAGCAATGCATATTCCGCTCCTCGCAGGAGCTCGCTTGAGTTGGTTCTGGCATTGTCGGTATATCGCAAGTCATCAAACTGAACGTAGCGTGATTAGCAAGCTCTCGTCTGCTGTCCAATTTCTGAGGACGCCTCCCTGTACGCGCGTTTCCATAAAGAttgcccaaggcagaggcAACGAACTGACGACCCACACATCGCTCCT is a window encoding:
- a CDS encoding metal cation transporter, ZIP family protein (encoded by transcript BESB_012860) — translated: MILDLTDWQIAGFFGFFSASTFPLGAVLGVSAFVLQRKMSNRLLAFFLSVGAGSLIFAVAVEVYAEGLEAIEHVRSGRYSLRTLAYVVQMVFAVVGALLYLWLDRQVNRITGSVLRGTPQQTLGKLDEANCDKVGAGDSGGIRNHKPEESARVLDWKDAPTDETRGLLSYRAEEDEASRASVAGGRVMNLSSLPLRMGDSLAPTASSDDSDDKLLSSYQATSRTGFPATSKRQPYPGGNQNPDTSAQFESLENRMRAGVTEAADEELCMLGAEDKQWRETRTSGPRTVAQSSGKHLGVALVLWASQIVDAIPEAMMIGFRVVGNKLSWAFVISLFIANFPESFSGGYMMKKEGFSSCLSFLMWLSVPVITAAVAAATAAIQITPAHSVSMRMLDAGMQGTAAGAMLALSTASMLPAAYEAGGVLSGLFCVLGFLLSVSVRLFLGVLEGPLPLGQEAGIIEHHIRHAGAPGAFAEEYFDSY
- a CDS encoding hypothetical protein (encoded by transcript BESB_012870), with translation MYCTTKAGAAVVYIFPALYGVLMIIAGAFELQQHQIFGSVCIIFGAVYILTSLVGELGVCCLNEAAIRATVVLVVLENIIAFMLATLFFVDVFRSRPVVKEHRQGSPVLSFFASHETASIYICVFLYIGATTTSCCIGLLSEYQAQLDAELLLQESRLLKECERATLLRNSGAMGSRALDPGEPAASEFTSDRVPSRIGTNEMVAQELIPSYHAA